GTCGGATAATCCGTACCGAAAATACTTATCGATTCCCTTTTGCCCAGCGGCACTTGAAGTATAAGAGGTATCAAATGGCTTTCGGGATTATGCGCCTCTCCTATTTCGCCGCTTTCGTCGGCGCCGCAGGCATTAAAATACCTTAGCGAAACATATCTTATACCGTACGCTTCAGAAGCCCATTTAAACATTTTTTCCATTGCAAGCTTTGTTTCGCCGTATGGATTTGTCGGTTCCGCGGGATCGCTTTCAAGTATAGGCACGCTTTTAGGTTCGCCGTATGTTGCGGCCGTTGAGGAAAATACAATTTTATCAATGCCGTTATCAACCATGCTTTCAAGAAGCGTTTCGGTTTTGCACAAGTTGTTTTTATAGTATTTAAGCGGTTTTGCAACGCTTTCTCCCACAAGGGAAAAGGCTGCAAAATGAATTGCCGCGTCTATTTTCTCTCTCTTAAAAAGGCCGTCCAAAAAAACCTTATCTCCTATATCCCCTTCATAAAATTTCGCACGCCTGTCAACAGCCTGTTTATACCCCGTTACAAGGTTATCAACAACTATGACTTCGTACCCTTTATCACAAAGCGCCTTGACGGTGTGGCTTCCTATATAACCGGCTCCGCCCAGAACAAGTATTGACATCACAATTCCTCCCTTTTATTTTTTTGAAGTTAGCTCCGCGCCGCCCATAGCTCGGATCGAAAGCACATGGCAGCAGCCTTTGCCAACCGCCTTTTCAATTTTTTCTTTAAAACTTCCTACAAGCTCCGACGGTACAAACGCCTGCACCGTGCCTGCAAATCCGCCTCCATGCACGCGGTATGCCCCTTTATCCTTTAGGAAAGCATGGCAAAGACAAAGCACATAAGCAACAGCCTGTTCCCTGTCGCTTCCGCATACGCTTACATTCTGAAGGTACATAAAAGAAGAATATCCCGACTGCCTGATTGTATTCAAAAATTCATCAAAATTACCGTTCTGTAAATATTCGGCTTCTTTCAGCGCCCGTTCGTTATCGTCAAAAAAATGGACGGCCCGCATAAAAGCCCTGTCGCCGAACTTGTCTCGTATATCAGCGGCGTTCTCCAAAACAGAATTTATGTCCGTTTCCCTCAATACTTCTTTGCCGAAATAAGACGCAACCTCTTTCATTTCTTTCGGTATTGCCGCATACTCCGGCGTTAAGTCGGCGTGATCCGCCCCGCTGTCGATTATGCAAAGGGCATACCCGGCTTTTGAAAAATCAAAATCTATCTTTTTTACAACAGGGTTATCCGTATCCTTAAAGTCTATGGCGACAATATTTCCAACTGACGACGCCATTTGATCCATAAGCCCGCTTGGTTTTCCGAAATATACGTTTTCCGCAAACTGCCCTATCTGCGCAATCTTGACGCTGTCCACGGCGCCGCCGCAAAAAAGGCCGTTCATAACCGTCCCCACAATAACTTCAAAAGCGGCCGACGACGACAGCCCGCTGCCCTTAAGCACGCTTGAAACGGCGTACATATTAAAGCCTTTTATATTGTATCCTTCTTTTGCAAGCCCCGCCGCAACCCCTCGTATAATAGCAGACGACGTATTTTCCTCTTCCTTCACAGGTTTGAGGTTCATTATATCTATTTCAACCATTTTATATCCTTCGGAGAGTATACGGATAACGTTTGTGCCGTTTTCAGCCGCGGCGGCAAGTATATCCATATCAATAGCGGCGGCAAGCACACAGCCGTGCTGATGATCCGTATGGTTGCCGCCTATTTCCGTCCTGCCCGGAGCCGAAAATATGCGAACGGATGCATTGTCCTTAAAAGTTTTCCTGTACATCCCGGCTGCTTTCTCAACACGTCCTTCGTAATAATCCCTGTTGTCGTTAAACCTTGGATAAGCGGCTTCAAAATTTTCCTGCGGTATATTTATCATATCAGGCAAAATAAAAACCTCCTGTCATTATCTGTATATAAACGCTGCGGCAAGGGCAACGATAAGGGCGGCCACAATGGCAAAAATAATTTTATCCATAGTTTTAAGAGATACGTCGATTTTGTCATACAGGCCATGCTTCATGGTTAAAATTTTTGCCTCTATGCCCCTGATATTTTTTTCCTTCTCTTCAAGTTGTTTTTCCTTTTCCTCAAGCTCCCTTTGCTTTAAAAGCAGGGCTTCCTCATCAATCGCCATATTAAAACTCCTTTATTAAAACAAAAAATCCGGCCGTTCCGCATATACAGGCCGCCGCGCCGATACAACATACTCTTATTACTTTTTCCCTTGCTGGGATTAATTAAATTAAGAAAGCCGCAATCTTCAAAGCATTGCCGACAGCCCTTGAAAATCCGGCTAACTTTATAATATATACGGGAGTATGCCCCCAGCATGTTTTCCATTCGGTATTGTTTAAGCTTTTGACTGTTCCGCTGAACGTCGGAAAGCAATAATATTACTCAATGTAAAATTATACTCCGCCGAACCCCAATAAAAAACCGTCTGCGCTTTTCCTAAACAAAAACTCCTGCCCTTCGGGGTTCTGTTTTTCAAACGCACATGACAATAATGTGCTGCCGACAGCCCAAATCCCCCGGCAGATTTCGCCGGAGGATTTAAAGCTTATTGATTATTTTTTAGCAATATACTTGCGCACGTCAATAGCAACCGCAAGAATAATTATAAGGCCTTTAATAATATACTGCAAGTAAGCGTTAACTCCCAGATAATACAAACTGTAGTTAATTACCTGAAGTATTATAACGCCGATTAAAACGCCGGGTATCGTGCCGACGCCGCCGGAGAACGAAACGCCGCCTATAACGCACCCGCTTATTGCGTCAAGATCATAGTTGAGGCCGGTTGAAGTCGTAACGCTCTGTACGCGACCCGCTTCCAAGAATGCGGCCGTTCCGTAAAGCACTCCGGCTATAAGATATACAAGCATTATGCTCCTTGCCACGTTAACGCCGCTTACAGCCGCCGCTTCAGGGTTTCCGCCGATTGCAAACATATTCTTGCCTATAGTGGTCTTATTCCATATAACCCACATAATAACGGCGCAGATTATCAGGAATATAACAAGATTGGGCACAACGCCGAAACCTAAATTCTTGCCGTTTACAAGCTCGATATATCTTGAATCGAGGCTTGCAATAGGCTGCGCCCCGCCTTTTTGGCTGTCGATATAAAGGCAGAGAACGCCGTATGCTATAAGCTGCGTTCCCAGAGAAATAATAAACGCATGCATATGAAGCTTTGCAACGCCGAAACCGTTAAGCAGGCAGAACGCCGTGCAGACAACTATAGACAAAAGGAGCGGAACTATCATTGGAAGGGGCTCCGTTATCCCCGGATACATCCTTGACGCATAAGTAACGCTTTGCAGAAGCGAAGCGGAAACAGCGGCGCCGCATCCCAATATACGGCCGGCCGAAAGGTCTGTCCCCGTTAATACAATCATGCCCGCAACACCCAGGGCAAGTATTCCCCTCGTTGAGGCCTGCGCAAGTATTTTCCACATATTGTTTGCCGAAGCAAAGCTCGGCTCCACAATAAAAACGCCTATAATCATAATTCCAAGAATTAAATACAGGGCATAATCCAAAAGTATTTCGCTCCACGGCCTTCCGCCGCGTAATTTTGTCTTATCCATGGTGTACCCTCCTTCTAACTAAATATACTTCGCCGCAAGGCGCATAATCTCTTCCTGTGTAGCGTCTTTAATATCAAGTATTCCTGCAAGGCGGCCGTTGCTCATAACCATTATGCGGTCGCATATCCCTAAAAGCTCCGGCATTTCGCTTGACACAACCATAACGCTCTTGCCCTCGTTGGCAAGGTTTATTATAAGCTGGTAAATTTCGTATTTTGCCCCTACGTCAATTCCCCTTGTAGGCTCGTCAAGAAGCAGTATTTCCGGTTTTGTCAAAAGCCACCTTCCGAGTATAACTTTTTGCTGGTTGCCGCCGGAAAGCGTCCTTATATGGGTCTTTTGCGACGGCGTTTTAACACGCATGCTCTCCACAACCCACTTTGTGTCCTCCCCCATTTTTGACGCCGACAGGAGGAAATACTTTTTGTAGCTTTTTAAGTTTGAAATAACCGAATTAAACGTTATGCTCATACCTCCGAATATGCCTGTGGCGCGCCGTTCTTCCGTCAGCATGGCAAATCCGTTTTTAATGGCGTCCCTGGAGTTCCTGTTTAAAACAGGTTTCCCGTCTTTTATTATCTCGCCGCTTTCGTGGCGTGCAATTCCGAATATAGTTTCCAAAAGTTCCGTCCTACGGCTGCCTACAAGCCCGGCAACGCCCAGTATCTCACCCTTCCTGAGTTCAAACGAAACATCTTGGCAGCTGGGCTGATATTTGCCCGTAAGGTTTTTAACCTCCATTACAACCTCGCCCGGCTTATTTGTCTTAGGCGGGAAACGATCCGTTAAATCCCTTCCTACCATCAGCTTTATGATTTTATCCGTCGTAAGATCCTTTGCGCTTTCAGTGGCTACCCACTGGCCGTCGCGCATTACTGTGACATCGTCGGAAATACGGAGTATTTCTTCCATTTTATGGCTTATATAAACCATTGCAACTCCGCGCTGTCTCAGTTTATTTATTATATCGAATAAGTGCTCCACTTCTTCCTGTGTAAGGGATGAAGTCGGCTCGTCCAACACAAGTATTTTAGCGTTGTATGAAACGGCTTTTGCTATTTCAACCATTTGCCTTTGAGATACGCTTAATTTGCCGATTATCGTCCTGGGATCAACCGGTATATCAAATTCATCGAATACTTCCTTCGTTTTTCGGTACATTTGGCTGTGGCTTATAAAGCCCATATTTTTAGGGAACCTTCCCAGCCATATATTTTCCATAACGCTCCGTTTAAGCACCTGGTTAAGTTCCTGGTGCACCATTGCAACCCCATTGTCAAGGGCGTTTTTAGGTCCTGTGAACATTGCGTCCTTTCCGTCTATAATTATTTTCCCGGCGTCGGCTTTATATATGCCGAAAAGGCATTTCATAAGCGTCGATTTCCCGGCGCCGTTTTCCCCCATAAGCGCATGGACAGTTCCCGGCCTTAATTTAAGCTGTGCGTGATCCAAAGCCTTCACGCCGGGGAACTGTTTTTCTATATCTGTCATTTCCAGAACATATCCTGTTTTTTCCAATACTGCTGCCACTTAACTCACCACACTTCCCGTTTTCTTCTGAAAAAGTTATGTAATATTATTTACATAACAAAAAATGTATATACCGTTTTTTGTTTATTATTTCAGCCAATTACAGCGCCTCCCCCGCTGTTGGCCGGGGACGCCCGGCGCTGTGTTATCCGGTAATTTTTACGGCCGGAAAACCAGTCTTGAAGCGCCTGTTCCTTTAACTCTGCATTTTAAGGCAAAATAGCCGAAACAAATATTCATCCCGCATTTACTTCGGCGGTATCATTCTTTATGTTTCCCAATAATACGAAAAATACTTCATTAGAACAGAACGCACAGCAGGTAAAATCTGCTGTGCGCCCCAAATAAAAACTAATGTTTAATTATTCTGAATATGGAGCAAACGGCATAATGCCGGCGTGCCTTTTTGGCTGTTAACGATATGGAGCATAAGGAATACGAACGGCAACGCCCGTTTCGTCAAGAGTTAAGTCCGTCCCATCAAGGAAATCTTTTCCAGCCGCCGCGTTAAGAGCCGCCGCCGCTATCGCATTGCCCATTGCCTCGCCGTCCTGAAGTACGGTTGCGCTCATAGTGCCTTTAGCGATTGCATCTTTAGCGGCGTCTGTAGCGTCAACGCCGATAACCGGTATAAATTTGTCTCCGCCTTCAGTGT
This genomic window from Anaerotignum faecicola contains:
- the galE gene encoding UDP-glucose 4-epimerase GalE; the protein is MSILVLGGAGYIGSHTVKALCDKGYEVIVVDNLVTGYKQAVDRRAKFYEGDIGDKVFLDGLFKREKIDAAIHFAAFSLVGESVAKPLKYYKNNLCKTETLLESMVDNGIDKIVFSSTAATYGEPKSVPILESDPAEPTNPYGETKLAMEKMFKWASEAYGIRYVSLRYFNACGADESGEIGEAHNPESHLIPLILQVPLGKRESISIFGTDYPTKDGTCVRDYIHVTDLADAHILAVEYLLKGGGSDIFNLGNGVGFTVKEVIDAARKVTGCGISAEESPRRAGDPAKLIASSKKAVDILGWNPRHNSLDEIISSAWKWHKNHPNGY
- a CDS encoding galactokinase; the encoded protein is MINIPQENFEAAYPRFNDNRDYYEGRVEKAAGMYRKTFKDNASVRIFSAPGRTEIGGNHTDHQHGCVLAAAIDMDILAAAAENGTNVIRILSEGYKMVEIDIMNLKPVKEEENTSSAIIRGVAAGLAKEGYNIKGFNMYAVSSVLKGSGLSSSAAFEVIVGTVMNGLFCGGAVDSVKIAQIGQFAENVYFGKPSGLMDQMASSVGNIVAIDFKDTDNPVVKKIDFDFSKAGYALCIIDSGADHADLTPEYAAIPKEMKEVASYFGKEVLRETDINSVLENAADIRDKFGDRAFMRAVHFFDDNERALKEAEYLQNGNFDEFLNTIRQSGYSSFMYLQNVSVCGSDREQAVAYVLCLCHAFLKDKGAYRVHGGGFAGTVQAFVPSELVGSFKEKIEKAVGKGCCHVLSIRAMGGAELTSKK
- a CDS encoding beta-methylgalactoside transporter, translated to MDKTKLRGGRPWSEILLDYALYLILGIMIIGVFIVEPSFASANNMWKILAQASTRGILALGVAGMIVLTGTDLSAGRILGCGAAVSASLLQSVTYASRMYPGITEPLPMIVPLLLSIVVCTAFCLLNGFGVAKLHMHAFIISLGTQLIAYGVLCLYIDSQKGGAQPIASLDSRYIELVNGKNLGFGVVPNLVIFLIICAVIMWVIWNKTTIGKNMFAIGGNPEAAAVSGVNVARSIMLVYLIAGVLYGTAAFLEAGRVQSVTTSTGLNYDLDAISGCVIGGVSFSGGVGTIPGVLIGVIILQVINYSLYYLGVNAYLQYIIKGLIIILAVAIDVRKYIAKK
- the mglA gene encoding galactose/methyl galactoside ABC transporter ATP-binding protein MglA, which codes for MEKTGYVLEMTDIEKQFPGVKALDHAQLKLRPGTVHALMGENGAGKSTLMKCLFGIYKADAGKIIIDGKDAMFTGPKNALDNGVAMVHQELNQVLKRSVMENIWLGRFPKNMGFISHSQMYRKTKEVFDEFDIPVDPRTIIGKLSVSQRQMVEIAKAVSYNAKILVLDEPTSSLTQEEVEHLFDIINKLRQRGVAMVYISHKMEEILRISDDVTVMRDGQWVATESAKDLTTDKIIKLMVGRDLTDRFPPKTNKPGEVVMEVKNLTGKYQPSCQDVSFELRKGEILGVAGLVGSRRTELLETIFGIARHESGEIIKDGKPVLNRNSRDAIKNGFAMLTEERRATGIFGGMSITFNSVISNLKSYKKYFLLSASKMGEDTKWVVESMRVKTPSQKTHIRTLSGGNQQKVILGRWLLTKPEILLLDEPTRGIDVGAKYEIYQLIINLANEGKSVMVVSSEMPELLGICDRIMVMSNGRLAGILDIKDATQEEIMRLAAKYI